From the Planifilum fimeticola genome, the window GCGAATACATCGGAACCCTGGCCGTCGTCCTGTTCGCACCGGAGGATCTGGACATCGTCAAGGGAAGCCCGCAGGTCCGACGCCGGTTCATCGATACGGAGATCGGGCAGATCAGCCCCGCTTACGTGTATCATCTGAGCCGCTACAAACAGCTGGTCTCCCAGCGAAACAGCCTGTTGAAAGAGCTGTCGGGACGCGGTCAGGCGGAGATGACGCTGCTCGAGGTGTTGGACGAACAGTGGATTGAATCGGCGGTTCCGGTATGGAGGAAGCGCTTTGAATTCGTGCGCTCCCTTTCGGAGCGGGCCGGACGGATTCACTCCGCGATCAGCCGGGGGGTGGAGGAGCTGAAGGTCCTTTACGCCCCTTCCGTCGACCTCGACGAAGAGAGCTCCCCGGAGATGTGGAAACAGCAGCTTCGCCGGGAACTGCCCCGGATCCGGGAACAGGAAATCCGTCGGGGAAACACCCTGCTCGGCCCCCATCGGGACGACCTGCGGCTCATCGTCAACGGTTTCGATCTGTTCGCCTACGGGTCCCAGGGGCAGCAGCGGACAGCGGCGCTGGCGCTCAAGCTGGCGGAAATCGAGTTGATTTATCAGGAAATCGGCCATTATCCCATCCTTTTGTTGGATGATGTTCTTTCCGAGTTGGACGATCACCGAAAGACACACCTGTTGGAAACGATCCGGGACAAGGTGCAAACCTTCGTCACCGCGACCAGCCTGGAGGGCATCGGGAAAGAGACCCTGGAGCGGGCCCGGATCTGGCGGGTGGAAGGGGGAACCTTTACGGAACTGAGGTGAGAGGGTGTTTGTTCACCTAGGCGGGAACAAGATGATACGCACCCGGGACGTGATCGCCATCCTGGACGCGTCATCCCCGCACATTTTTCCCTTTGTGGACAGGGCACGTCGGGAAGGGCGATACGTGGTCATCGCCCCCCGGGATGTCAAATCGATCATCGTGACCGATACGTTGGTCTACGCTTCCCCGATTTCGTCCCACACCCTGATGAAGCGGGCGAATGAAGGGCCAAGCCGCTTATTGCGGTCCGAAGGCCTTCCGGGGAGCGACCAGGAATCCAGAGAGTAGGTGAACTGCAGGTGACCGTACAGCGAACCAACTATGATGAAACCCAGATTCAGGTGTTGGAGGGGTTGGAGGCGGTTCGAAGGCGGCCGGGGATGTACATCGGCTCCACCAGCAGCCGCGGCCTTCACCACCTGGTGTGGGAAGTGGTGGACAACAGCATCGACGAAGCCCTGGCCGGTCGGTGCGATGCCATCTGGGTAACCATTCATCCGGACAACAGCGTGACCGTAACCGACAACGGTTCCGGCATCCCGGTGGGCATCCACCCGAAAATGGGGAAGCCGGCGGTGGAAGTGGTGATGACCACGCTTCACGCCGGAGGAAAATTCGGCGGCGACGGGTACACCTTTTCCGGCGGTTTGCACGGCGTGGGCGTGTCGGTCGTCAACGCCCTTTCCGAATGGCTGGAGGTGGAGGTGAAGCGGGAAGGGAAAATCCACCGGCAGCGTTACCGGCGGGGGGTTCCCGAGACGGAGCTGCAGGTGGTGGGCACCACCGATGAGACCGGGACCCGCGTCACCTTCAAGCCCGATCCGGAAATCTTCACGGAAACGACCGAATACGACTATGAGGTGCTTCAAAACCGCCTGCGGGAATTGGCCTTTCTCAACCGCGGAGTGTACATATCCCTGACCGACGAGCGGGGAGAGGGAAAATCCCAGGAATTCAAATACGACGGCGGGATCATCTCCTTCGTGGAGCACCTGAACCGAAACCGGGATACGCTGCACGCTCCCCCCATCTACATCCAGGGGGAACGGGACGGCATCTTCGCGGAGATCGCCCTCCAGTACAACGATTCCTACGCCAGCAACATCTATTCCTTCGCCAACAACATTCACACCTACGAGGGGGGGACCCACGAAGCGGGCTTCAAATCGGCCCTCACCCGGGTGATCAACGACTATGCCCGCCGCAACAATCTCCTGAAGGACAACGACAGCAACCTGACCGGTGACGACGTCCGCGAAGGTCTGACGGCGATCATCAGCGTCAAGATCCCCGATCCGCAGTTTGAGGGACAGACCAAGACCAAGCTGGGGAACAGCGAAGCGCGGACCGTGACGGAATCCGTCTTCGCCGACCGCTTCTACACCTTTCTGGAGGAAAACCCCTCCGTGGCCAAACGGATCATCAGCAAGGCCGTGACGGCCGCGCGGGCCCGGGAGGCCGCCCGGAAAGCCCGGGAGCTGACCCGGCGGAAAAACGCCCTGGAGGTGAGCTCCCTCCCGGGCAAGCTGGCCGACTGCACTTCCCGGAACGCCGAGATCAGCGAACTGTTCCTGGTGGAGGGGGATTCCGCGGGCGGGACGGCCAAACAGGGGCGCGACCGGATGTTTCAGGCGATCCTCCCCCTCCGGGGAAAGATCCTCAACGTGGAGAAGGCCCGTCTCGACAAGGCCCTTTCCAACGATGAAATCCGGACGATCATCACCGCCCTGGGAACGGGGATCGGCGAGGATTTCAACATCGCCAAGGCCCGTTACCACAAAGTGATCATCATGACCGACGCCGATGTGGACGGGGCGCACATCCGCACCCTGCTCCTCACCTTCTTTTACCGGTACATGCGTCCCCTGATCGAGGAGGGGTATGTCTACATCGCCCAGCCTCCCCTGTACAAGATCAGCCAGGGAAAAACGATCCGCTATGCTTACAGCGACCGGGAGAAGGAGCGGATCGTCCAGGAGATGCAGGCCAAGGGAAAAGTGGAAATCCAGCGGTACAAGGGGTTGGGTGAGATGAACGCCACCCAGCTCTGGGAGACGACGATGGACCCGGAGAGCCGCACCTTGCTCCAGGTCAGCCTTCAGGACGCCATCGACGCCGATCACGTGTTTGAAACGCTGATGGGGGACAAGGTGGAGCCCCGCCGGGAGTTTATCCAGGAGTACGCCCGGCAGGTGCGCAATCTGGACGTCTGACGGTGCCGCGGGCGGCCGAAGGATGGCCGGATCAACGGACGGAGGGACTAACCGATGCCAGATACCGAACGGATCCAGGAAGTAAATATCAGCCAGGAGATGCGCAATTCCTTTCTCGATTACGCCATGAGCGTGATCGTCAGCCGCGCCCTCCCCG encodes:
- the remB gene encoding extracellular matrix regulator RemB encodes the protein MFVHLGGNKMIRTRDVIAILDASSPHIFPFVDRARREGRYVVIAPRDVKSIIVTDTLVYASPISSHTLMKRANEGPSRLLRSEGLPGSDQESRE
- the gyrB gene encoding DNA topoisomerase (ATP-hydrolyzing) subunit B: MTVQRTNYDETQIQVLEGLEAVRRRPGMYIGSTSSRGLHHLVWEVVDNSIDEALAGRCDAIWVTIHPDNSVTVTDNGSGIPVGIHPKMGKPAVEVVMTTLHAGGKFGGDGYTFSGGLHGVGVSVVNALSEWLEVEVKREGKIHRQRYRRGVPETELQVVGTTDETGTRVTFKPDPEIFTETTEYDYEVLQNRLRELAFLNRGVYISLTDERGEGKSQEFKYDGGIISFVEHLNRNRDTLHAPPIYIQGERDGIFAEIALQYNDSYASNIYSFANNIHTYEGGTHEAGFKSALTRVINDYARRNNLLKDNDSNLTGDDVREGLTAIISVKIPDPQFEGQTKTKLGNSEARTVTESVFADRFYTFLEENPSVAKRIISKAVTAARAREAARKARELTRRKNALEVSSLPGKLADCTSRNAEISELFLVEGDSAGGTAKQGRDRMFQAILPLRGKILNVEKARLDKALSNDEIRTIITALGTGIGEDFNIAKARYHKVIIMTDADVDGAHIRTLLLTFFYRYMRPLIEEGYVYIAQPPLYKISQGKTIRYAYSDREKERIVQEMQAKGKVEIQRYKGLGEMNATQLWETTMDPESRTLLQVSLQDAIDADHVFETLMGDKVEPRREFIQEYARQVRNLDV
- the recF gene encoding DNA replication/repair protein RecF (All proteins in this family for which functions are known are DNA-binding proteins that assist the filamentation of RecA onto DNA for the initiation of recombination or recombinational repair.) — protein: MRVEELEVSQFRNIEQLNLACPGDLHLFIGANAQGKTNLLESLYVLALGKSHRARSHRELIRWNQPTARLAVRILRGERSHRLEVRLSERGKQVVRNGVEQRRLSEYIGTLAVVLFAPEDLDIVKGSPQVRRRFIDTEIGQISPAYVYHLSRYKQLVSQRNSLLKELSGRGQAEMTLLEVLDEQWIESAVPVWRKRFEFVRSLSERAGRIHSAISRGVEELKVLYAPSVDLDEESSPEMWKQQLRRELPRIREQEIRRGNTLLGPHRDDLRLIVNGFDLFAYGSQGQQRTAALALKLAEIELIYQEIGHYPILLLDDVLSELDDHRKTHLLETIRDKVQTFVTATSLEGIGKETLERARIWRVEGGTFTELR